One Candidatus Omnitrophota bacterium genomic window, CAGGTCAGGCCCGCGGCTTTCGCGGAACGTATGCCGAAAGGGGCGTTCTCCAGAACAACAGCGCGGGACTTTTGAACGTTCAAATGCCGTATGGCCTTCTCATAGGGTTCCGGATGAGGCTTTCCGTTATGCACATCGCTGCCGCAGACAACAACGTTGAACGCCTCCCACAGCTCCGGCGGCAGGAGTCTTTGGGCCTCATGCCTGGACGTGCCGGTCACAAGTCCCAGTAAAAAACCTTGGCGCTTCAAACGCTTGAGCAAGGAACGGCTGCCGGGAATGAACCGGGACCTGAAAATCTCTTTAAACAATTCTTCTTTCTCCTTCAGGACCTGATGGCCAAGGTCATCGCTATGCTGACGGCCATGCTCAAAAAAGATCTCACGCACGCTGTCAATGCCCTTTTGGCCTTCACGCTTGTAAATGTCCTCGTGGCTGACACGCACACCGTAACGGACGAACACCTCTTTCCACGCGCGATAATGATAACGCATGGTGTCGGTGATGACCCCGTCCATATCAAATATCAAGGACTCAACTTTAAAAATCACGGATCCAATTATATCACTTTGGAGGGTTATCAACAGGAAGAAAAACACGGAAGGTGGAACCGGACCCGATCCGGCTTTGCACCTCCACCCTGCCTTTATGGGCATTGACAATGTGTTTAACGATGGAAAGCCCTAATCCCGTGCCTCCCAGATCGCTGGACCTGGCCTTGTCCACGCGGTAAAAACGCTCAAAAACGCGGGACAAATGTTCCGCAGGGATCCCGACACCGGTGTCCCTGACATCCACCCGCACAAGATCCCCCTCCAAACAGGCGTCAATGTCAATACGCCCTCCCGCCGGGGTAAACTTGACCGCATTGTCCAGAAGGTTCAGGAAAACCTGCTCCAAACGTCCCTGGTCGGCATGGACCTTAGGCAGGTCACGGGGGATATTGAGGTGGAC contains:
- a CDS encoding HAD family phosphatase; the encoded protein is MIFKVESLIFDMDGVITDTMRYHYRAWKEVFVRYGVRVSHEDIYKREGQKGIDSVREIFFEHGRQHSDDLGHQVLKEKEELFKEIFRSRFIPGSRSLLKRLKRQGFLLGLVTGTSRHEAQRLLPPELWEAFNVVVCGSDVHNGKPHPEPYEKAIRHLNVQKSRAVVLENAPFGIRSAKAAGLTCFALETSLPGSFLSGADHIFPSYRDMLAKVHFQRP